The DNA window TTTAAATCGGGtgatatttatttgtgtCCTGAGTATATAAACAGGGAATGTTTTTTGTCCAGAATGAATTATGAGAGGAGTTTGTTAGACAAAAAAGGGAACAGCCTAGAATATGTGAGAGAAGTGAAAAAGAATTTGACAGATGAAACTATTGAAGATATCACAGAAGGAGGTATAAACAGAACAAGTTGTAATGTTTATGATATTAGTgttgatgataataaagTTGGTATAACATCCTTTGATAAAGTTtcaaaaaatgtaaatacaaataaaatattgaaCCCACGAGGGGTCAATAAATTGTTTTCCAATATTTTCAGCGTAAATGAAAGATTACCTTTTTATGTATTACATGGATTTGTACATTTAATGCATAAGGATCATGAAAATAATGTAGaagaatataatgaatttaTGGATATcgaagaaaatattataaaaaaatatatgaactttaataaatatacacCTACCTTTTATGCTCATCATATTATAGGACTAGGAACGGATATTTTGTGTGTATATagaatttataaaatattattactaaagaataaaaataaatttctTCAAAAAGTTTTAAATTCATTAgaatataaagaattaattcaacaaaatgataatattaaatataatatagaaaagctagctatatatataagtaaaAAATTTGCTGCAAAAGAAGCTATCGTCAAATCTATTGGTAGAGGGTTAAGCTCAATATCAAAATATGGAATAAGTATGAATGATATAGAAATAagaaatgataaatatggaaaaccacatgtttatttatataacaaagcaaaaaaaatagCTAGACAATTAGGaattgtaaaaatattcttatcAATAAGtgatgaaaaaatttttaataataatataaaaataaataatataaaaacaaataatataaaaacaaataatatgaataataaaaattttacaTGTTTAATTCATGCGCAAGCCTTAGCGGTAGgttcaaatatataatatgattgcaatcaaaaaggaaaatataaaaaaagtatatgtgtatatatatatgtatacaaaTACTTTTgaaaattgtatatatatatatatatttatgcaCGTTATATCATATTTGTTTTGTACAATTGTTTCCATTTCaccattttattattttattttataattcgtatcttttttttgttacatatgaaaatttacattttacatttttccttttttttttttttttNNNNNNNNNNNNNNNNNNNNNNNNNNNNNNNNNNNNNNNNNNNNNNNNNNNNNNNNNNNNNNNNNNNNNNNNNNNNNNNNNNNNNNNNNNNNNNNNNNNNNNNNNNNNNNNNNNNNNNNNNNNNNNNNNNNNNNNNNNNNNNNNNNNNNNNNNNNNNNNNNNNNNNNNNNNNNNNNNNNNNNNNNNNNNNNNNNNNNNNNNNNNNNNNNNNNNNNNNNNNNNNNNNNNNNNNNNNNNNNNNNNNNNNNNNNNNNNNNNNNNNNNNNNNNNNNNNNNNNNNNNNNNNNNNNNNNNNNNNNNNNNNNNNNNNNNNNNNNNNNNNNNNNNNNNNNNNNNNNNNNNNNNNNNNNNNNNNNNNNNNNNNNNNNNNNNNNNNNNNNNNNNNNNNNNNNNNNNNNNNNNNNNNNNNNNNNNNNNNNNNNNNNNNNNNNNNNNNNNNNNNNNNNNNNNNNNNNNNNNNNNNNNNNNNNNNNNNNNNNNNNNNNNNNNNNNNNNNNNNNNNNNNNNNNNNNNNNNNNNNNNNNNNNNNNNNNNNNNNNNNNNNNNNNNNNNNNNNNNNNNNNNNNNNNNNNNNNNNNNNNNNNNNNNNNNNNNNNNNNNNNNNNNNNNNNNNNNNNNNNNNNNNNNNNNNNNNNNNNNNNNNNNNNNNNNNNNNNNNNNNNNNNNNNNNNNNNNNNNNNNNNNNNNNNNNNNNNNNNNNNNNNNNNNNNNNNNNNNNNNNNNNNNNNNNNNNNNNNNNNNNNNNNNNNNNNNNNNNNNNNNNNNNNNNNNNNNNNNNNNNNNNNNNNNNNNNNNNNNNNNNNNNNNNNNNNNNNNNNNNNNNNNNNNNNNNNNNNNNNNNNNNNNNNNNNNNNNNNNNNNNNNNNNNNNNNNNNNNNNNNNNNNNNNNNNNNNNNNNNNNNNNNNNNNNNNNNNNNNNNNNNNNNNNNNNNNNNNNNNNNNNNNNNNNNNNNNNNNNNNNNNNNNNNNNNNNNNNNNNNNNNNNNNNNNNNNNNNNNNNNNNNNNNNNNNNNNNNNNNNNNNNNNNNNNNNNNNNNNNNNNNNNNNNNNNNNNNNNNNNNNNNNNNNNNNNNNNNNNNNNNNNNNNNNNNNNNNNNNNNNNNNNNNNNNNNNNNNNNNNNNNNNNNNNNNNNNNNNNNNNNNNNNNNNNNNNNNNNNNNNNNNNNNNNNNNNNNNNNNNNNNNNNNNNNNNNNNNNNNNNNNNNNNNNNNNNNNNNNNNNNNNNNNNNNNNNNNNNNNNNNNNNNNNNNNNNNNNNNNNNNNNNNNNNNNNNNNNNNNNNNNNNNNNNNNNNNNNNNNNNNNNNNNNNNNNNNNNNNNNNNNNNNNNNNNNNNNNNNNNNNNNNNNNNNNNNNNNNNNNNNNNNNNNNNNNNNNNNNNNNNNNNNNNNNNNNNNNNNNNNNNNNNNNNNNNNNNNNNNNNNNNNNNNNNNNNNNNNNNNNNNNNNNNNNNNNNNNNNNNNNNNNNNNNNNNNNNNNNNNNNNNNNNNNNNNNNNNNNNNNNNNNNNNNNNNNNNNNNNNNNNNNNNNNNNNNNNNNNNNNNNNNNNNNNNNNNNNNNNNNNNNNNNNNNNNNNNNNNNNNNNNNNNNNNNNNNNNNNNNNNNNNNNNNNNNNNNNNNNNNNNNNNNNNNNNNNNNNNNNNNNNNNNNNNNNNNNNNNNNNNNNNNNNNNNNNNNNNNNNNNNNNNNNNNNNNNNNNNNNNNNNNNNNNNNNNNNNNNNNNNNNNNNNNNNNNNNNNNNNNNNNNNNNNNNNNNNNNNNNNNNNNNNNNNNNNNNNNNNNNNNNNNNNNNNNNNNNNNNNNNNNNNNNNNNNNNNNNNNNNNNNNNNNNNNNNNNNNNNNNNNNNNNNNNNNNNNNNNNNNNNNNNNNNNNNNNNNNNNNNNNNNNNNNNNNNNNNNNNNNNNNNNNNNNNNNNNNNNNNNNNNNNNNNNNNNNNNNNNNNNNNNNNNNNNNNNNNNNNNNNNNNNNNNNNNNNNNNNNNNNNNNNNNNNNNNNNNNNNNAAATCATTggtaaaataaaaaaaagaaaaaatgtaaaacattggttttttttttttttttttttttttttttttaaataaaaaaaatttttttttttttttttttttttttttttattattatttttttttttttttattttttttttttgaaaaaggaataagaaagtataaaaatttatagaacttaaaaaaaaaaaaaagaagaaaaaaattaaaaacaggaaggttttaatttttaaacatttaagtttttttgttaattttgttatttttataaatttttatttaagtttatttatttacatttatatatttttttaattttatattattcatataaatacacatatatattaatgtatATCTATTcttatgtataatttttattctcattttcttttaatttcattgttgtattatttatgtacatatgtatatatctatatttatatatttatatgtttatttatttatatataatatattatatctttttaaCCTTTTTTACATTAACAAATcagaaaaaattaaaagtttcataattttttttttttttttcaattagccaaaataatatatatgtatatttatatatatatatatatatatatataatttcattcattcatattctgttgtgtatattatttattatatatatatatatatatttatatatttatttatttatttatatattttacacATTTTAAGTGTTATgaaaattttgttttttaaaatattgatatatatatatatatatatcataattaaaatacaatattcatagtgttatatatttgaaatagtgagaaaataatgttgtttgttctttattacataatcacttaataaaaaataaaaataaaaaataaaaattaatattctttatacatttttgcttgtttgtttattttccgtaatatatttttataaaaccatatttgaatatattcTATATTAATGTTATAAGATTTATGTACACACATATACACACCtccataatatatatatatatatattattcataacTCGAATTGTTTGTTAATTTATTTGGTGTAGTGTTTACcgatattttatatatatatgtgaacattcattattttctatacatatatgtatatattattatttatgaatATCTTTTAGAAACTACTTTTGTTGCTTTACAAAcaacataataaaatattcgTTAAGCatatacacacatatatatatatatatttatttttttattttataataatttttgcctttttttttttttttttttttttttgagatttattttatttaccaaggtttttaatattttcaacATTTTTGACTTTATGTTtaatgcatatatatatatatatatatatatatatatatatatttatttatttatatatatatatttataataattaaaattgttgtattgttttatatgtatatgttgtatatatgtatatattcatGTGAATAGcaatgtttttatattgtaattagattatatttatatatatatatatatatttattcatatatttgttaatcgtatactttttaaaaatgtcaagctaatatatataaagagttataaaaaaaagaaaaagaaaaaataattaattatacatatttttgaaaagttttaaattgtatatctttaaaatattttatatttatacattttgtatatatatatatatatatatgtgtactTATATTTGTCATTttacaataaatataccATAGAGAGcacaaaattaaaatattatcatgaaattattaataataattaaatgaCTAGTTAATAAAACATTGATTCcttgaaataaaaaatgagtAGCTGCAGTCTTAAATGTAGTATATTACCTTGTGTacatatagaaaataataagaatgaATTGCATATAGAAAATTCAAAGGATGGAAATggaattaataatataattcaaGAGGATCCAAATAATGGGCTTAACGATaacattaataataatgatattaataataataataataataataatacaattGATAATTGTATATGTGAAAAGTCATCTGAGGAAATCAGTGTGCACACCGAAAAGTGTGTTCATACTGTGTCTTTAGATGTGAATGTGAAAGATTATAATTTTGAGGAATTTATAAATTCCTTTGAAAGTGATAGAAGGAATATATTGTTAAATacatttaattattttttttataacaatTTTGGAAATTTAAGTGAagtaaaattaaaaaatggaaGTATTGcacataattattattatagaAAGATAGCACTGAATATTATGAATTATGATTATGAGAAAGAATATAGATTATATGACGataatagaaaaattaatgaaaattCAATAATAATGCAATCTCCAGCATATTGcataaatgaagaaaataatagtaGACCACCTTTATatgaagatatatttttaaagaaGACTAAAATTACTAACATTGATGATAAGAATACAAAAGAGacaattaaaaaatataaattacCATTCGAACCTAATTTTTATAGTAAtcgtttttttttcttagATAATGATATGAATGGAAGTTTACATCAATCTACTAAAAATTGCACAAAGTATTGCAATTCTTTTGTAgttaattataataatgtaagTAATAGTagaaagaagaagaaaaaaaatacaaacccaatcatttttaataataatatgaatcataataataataataataataattgtgACCATGTGAAACCATTGTGttgttcatatattttacgATTCGAGGGCCCTCCTccacattttttaattattaagTTTGACAAAGTTAATAGAAAGGCCTATATAGTTAAAAAGGTACCAGTCAATAAAAACATTTCCTTTAATTTGGCAAAATTTATAGCAGAAAAGTATATCAATATGTTAAGAAAAAACTTGAGGAAGagagaaataaaaatggagaggaaaagaaataataacatCTTGAATAGTAGAACGAAGAGGGGTTCAAGTAAAAAGGAACATATTGAAGCGAATATGGAAAATagtaatgataatattaataataatgatgataatagtaataataatgatgatgataataatagtaataataatgatgataataatgatgataataatagtaataattgtaataataataataataatgataatatcgttaataataatagtaataatatcaataataataatagtaataataatgatgatgatcATCTTGTTTGTAACAATGAAATGGTTCATAATAACGACTGTGGTactataaataattatagtaataatagCAGCACGAATTATTCGTCGGATTATTCATTTTCAAGAAATGGAGAAGTgttaaatgaatataatgaaGACGATTTGAATAATTATCTTCTGAATATGGATATAAATTCTCTACCTTATGAGGATTATAATTCTGAAAATTATGTTAATGAGAAAATGtgtaaaaatgaatatttgGATATTGatttagaaaatataatttttagCAGGAATGCAGaaaagtatataaaatttttaagtaatgtgaaaatatattttttaaaaaagttAGATGATATAGATTATTTTAATACTAATTGTAAAGACCCatttgaaaataaaattgtGATTATagtaaaaatgaaatatgaCACTTGTGTTAAATCTAAAGTGTTCATATTTGAAAATATGAAGGATTTGGAAAGTGAATATGAATACGTGGATATCGATGAGAATGAACAggataatgataatatatgttcTAAGAAGGGAGGTGACAACACGTTTGtatctttattaaatgatgaGGGGCATATGAATGATAGTATGTGTAACTGTTCAAATGATGccaacaacaacaacaataataataataataataataataataatcttAATTGTGGTGATGAcggtaataataataattcattcGATGCATATATCAATTCGTCAAGCCATGTAGTAGGCAACGAACAAACAGGTGATAAACATGAAACTAATAAGAAAGaagataatgaaaatgagGAATCGAGAAATGTAAAAACAGAGGGAAattttattacaaaaaacttttttggtttatttaaaaatgaatgtAATGCTAATAATGGTTCTAATAAAGAACATTTGAAAGAAGAAGATGTgtgtaataaaaatacagaggaagaagaaaaaatgaatataataaaaagtgataatcttaataataataaaaaagagaaagggaaaaagaagaaagaAAAGGATGCGGATAAGAATAAGAAACATAAAAACAAGAATATTcatgataataatagaaaaaaaaagatgacTGTAAATTataggaaaaaaataattcagTTTATAcgtaataatatatatataaattcttACATATATGATTGttttgaaaataaatatacgaataataaattttttaaagatgatgtaataataataaggaaTACTAAATCGGAAGAACAGGAAGAAGAAGAACAACAGTTATCTTATACTGTAccatattatatatatgaattgaataaatttgtatttataaaatttatgaaatttgagaaatatataaataaaaatcatGACATAGCAAATGgatatatacaatatttGTTACAAAgtaatattaaatgtataaatgGTTATATGATAGGGATTAGATGGGTTCCCAATGTATTTGCTTATGAATATTATGTGTACAAAATAACGGAGGATGTACAAAGTGactataaaaaagaaaatggATACATgactaataataatataaatggtagcaataatattaataataataataatgatcgtcataataataatcgTAATTGTaatactatatataattattctcTAGCAATGGAAAAGGATTCAAACGAAATAACtatgaaatatttaatcGATTATGAGAATAAAGTAATAGATAATGTATTATGTGTGTTACATGAATATTACCAAACTAGCTTGTTCACTGAGCATTgcatatttaatttatttaagtTGGTATTATTACGTGTAAGTTTATATATTGGTGTGTTTAATACAAAGGTAATCACCTTAGATTTGGATAAGGCTATGTATCgaatgaaaaaattttcGGAGCCTATTAGTATGTATGACAATTATGTGTTTTcagaaaatgataatacTATGTTATTACAAGGTGGTGATATGGTCAACATGGAGTACCACATGAACGAAGTtgataataacaataataatattaataatgtaaataatatttgtaataatGGGATCAATTTGGAAGAAAATGCAAATAATGCAAATAATGCAAGTAATGGAGATGATGTGAATGATTATAACGATGGTTATAAAGAGGAAGATGACGATGATGAGGAAGaggataataatttaacaaagaaaaaagatGAGGAGAatacaaattataatatcaaTATTAATGGTGCAGAAACTTCTGATGAGGCAAAGAATAAAAGTAATTTAAGAATAACCTTTTCATCTGTTCATTTTGATAATGaaggaaataaaattagtgataatcatatatatgagAATAGAACTAAGCATGTGTCTGATAGTGacatgaataataataataataataataataataataataataaaaatataaattattcatCTTCTCATGATAAATACAATGAATTATTTGTAAAGAATGAAAAATGTGAAAGTGAAAGTTATTTACCCAACAAGTTGAAGAGTAAGAAAAAGGTGAGTTACAATTTGGATAACACATCTATATCattaagaaataaaagaagTAGAGATGTTGGAAGTAGTCAAAATTGTGATCCTAATAatgatcataataataataatatgagtGGTAGTAGCagtaacaataataataataataatagtagtagAGGAGGAGGAGGAAAATGCTATGGAATATTAAAAGGTGAAGGGGATCAATTtagtataaaatattatagtACATCAGCAAATAATACATCATCAACtcttattaataataaa is part of the Plasmodium reichenowi strain SY57 chromosome 4, whole genome shotgun sequence genome and encodes:
- a CDS encoding holo-(acyl-carrier protein) synthase, putative; the encoded protein is MIFVLIFSKLKGAFYKILKLLCLYLFLYEEEYVFFYGKVKSLNIKTNAECTYVGMRKGLRVKPFKNTKDKNGLNMLSSICKRNNIICFNKINNFFPTGKIGFFRKRDILFYSYIVQNIFMKRIYMNKGKRNAYNLINKNTPHYEYIDCNRCKYKKKLYNVYMEYNNMLYDEGDDFYDNYKSNSFLEINNNQVNIPIDLSRFEKEVRKLIEILNYKNFNLNITFVSLEEMKRINKKHRNKDMATDVISILHYLDDPHYDYNYDFLKNAIGGKKGFKSGDIYLCPEYINRECFLSRMNYERSLLDKKGNSLEYVREVKKNLTDETIEDITEGGINRTSCNVYDISVDDNKVGITSFDKVSKNVNTNKILNPRGVNKLFSNIFSVNERLPFYVLHGFVHLMHKDHENNVEEYNEFMDIEENIIKKYMNFNKYTPTFYAHHIIGLGTDILCVYRIYKILLLKNKNKFLQKVLNSLEYKELIQQNDNIKYNIEKLAIYISKKFAAKEAIVKSIGRGLSSISKYGISMNDIEIRNDKYGKPHVYLYNKAKKIARQLGIVKIFLSISDEKIFNNNIKINNIKTNNIKTNNMNNKNFTCLIHAQALAVGSNI